A single Vanacampus margaritifer isolate UIUO_Vmar chromosome 7, RoL_Vmar_1.0, whole genome shotgun sequence DNA region contains:
- the slc25a10b gene encoding mitochondrial dicarboxylate carrier — protein MTEKRMSRWYFGGLASCGAACCTHPLDLLKVHLQTQQEVKKRMFGMAVHVVKNNGVLALYNGLSASLCRQMSYSLTRFAIYETVRDVLGNKSQGPMPFYQKVLLGAFGGFTGGFVGTPADMVNVRMQNDMKLPAELRRNYKHAFDGLFRVFREEGVRKLFSGATMASSRGALVTVGQLACYDQAKQLVLGTGMLGDNMFTHFLSSFIAGGCATFLCQPLDVLKTRLMNSKGEYTGVRHCLQETAKLGPLAFYKGLVPAGIRLIPHTVLTFIFLEQLKKNFGIRIIS, from the exons ATGACCGAGAAACGGATGTCGCGGTGGTATTTCGGCGGCTTGGCGTCCTGCGGAGCCGCCTGCTGCACGCATCCTCTGGATCTCCTCAAG GTGCACCTCCAAACACAGCAGGAGGTGAAGAAGAGGATGTTTGGCATGGCTGTTCATGTGGTGAAGAACAACGGGGTGCTCGCGCTTTACAACGGCCTCTCGGCTTCACTTTGCAGACAG ATGTCTTATTCGCTGACCAGATTTGCCATCTACGAGACTGTAAGGGACGTGCTTGGAAACAAAAGCCAGGGCCCCATGCCTTTCTACCAAAAAGTCTTGTTGGGAGCTTTTGGAG GTTTTACTGGGGGCTTTGTTGGCACGCCAGCAGACATGGTGAATGTCAG GATGCAAAATGATATGAAACTACCAGCAGAACTGAGGAGAAA CTACAAACATGCCTTCGACGGGCTCTTCAGAGTCTTCAGGGAAG AGGGTGTGAGGAAGCTTTTCTCAGGAGCAACCATGGCGTCCAGCAGAGGAGCCTTGGTTACTGTGGGACAG TTGGCATGTTACGACCAGGCCAAGCAGCTTGTGTTGGGAACGGGGATGCTGGGCGATAACATGTTCACACACTTCCTCTCCAGCTTCATTGCT GGAGGTTGCGCAACGTTCCTTTGTCAGCCTCTTGATGTTCTAAAGACGAGACTCATGAACTCAAAAGGAGAGTACACT GGGGTACGACATTGCTTACAAGAAACCGCCAAGTTGGGTCCCCTGGCATTTTATAAG GGCCTCGTTCCGGCAGGGATCCGCTTGATTCCTCATACAGTGCTCACGTTCATCTTCCTGGAGCAGCTGAAAAAGAACTTTGGGATTCGCATCATCTCTTGA